One window from the genome of Ailuropoda melanoleuca isolate Jingjing chromosome 5, ASM200744v2, whole genome shotgun sequence encodes:
- the FAM8A1 gene encoding protein FAM8A1 — MAEGPEEARGRPPGQDDGXXXXXXXXXKESEPPREPGKRGEAVPGSSAGLQEPAGREAPEAAAPRERPVRLSAREYSRQVHEWLWQSYCGYLTWHSGLAAFPAYCSPQPPPPSYPSGSGAAAPQAAAPPPLQLGYYNPFYFLSAAAAGPDPGAATGITPAAPVAGLGARASLGQGSVRATPVTRVGSGAASRTPSETGRQAGREYVIPSLAHRFMAEMVDFFILFFIKATIVLSIMHLSGIKDISKFAMHYIIEEIDEDTSMEDLQKMMIVALIYRLLVCFYEIICIWGAGGATPGKFLLGLRVVTCDTSVLIAPSRVLVIPSSNVSITTSTIRALIKNFSIASFFPAFITLLFFQHNRTAYDIVAGTIVVKRNGVR; from the exons ATGGCAGAGGGGCCGGAGGAAGCCCGAGGCCGCCCTCCTGGGCAGGACGACGGCANNNNNNNNNNNNNNNNNNNNNNNNNNAAGGAGTCGGAGCCGCCGCGCGAGCCCGGGAAGCGCGGGGAGGCGGTCCCCGGCTCCAGTGCGGGGCTGCAGGAGCCGGCAGGCCGCGAGGCCCCCGAGGCCGCCGCGCCGCGGGAGAGGCCGGTGCGGCTGAGCGCCCGCGAGTATTCCCGGCAGGTGCACGAGTGGCTGTGGCAGTCCTACTGCGGCTACCTCACCTGGCACAGCGGCCTGGCCGCCTTCCCCGCCTACTGCAGCCCCCAGCCGCCCCCGCCGAGCTACCCCTCGGGCAGTGGCGCCGCCGCCCCCCAGGCCGCGGCGCCGCCGCCCCTCCAGCTGGGCTATTACAACCCCTTCTACTTCCTGAGCGCCGCGGCCGCCGGGCCTGACCCTGGAGCGGCTACCGGCATCACCCCCGCTGCTCCGGTCGCGGGCCTGGGAGCCCGGGCTTCGCTCGGGCAGGGATCCGTCCGGGCAACCCCAGTGACCAGGGTGGGATCCGGCGCCGCTTCGCGAACCCCGAGCGAGACCGGGCGGCAGGCAG gcAGAGAGTATGTTATTCCATCCTTGGCCCACAGATTTATGGCAGAGATGGTggatttctttattctcttctttataaAAGCAACCATTGTCTTAAGCATTATGCACCTCAGTGGAATAAA GGATATCTCTAAGTTTGCTATGCATTATATaatagaagaaatagatgaaGATACATCAATGGAAGACTTGCAGAAAATGATGATTGTGGCTCTTATATACAGattgttagtttgtttttatgAG aTAATTTGCATTTGGGGAGCAGGTGGAGCTACCCCGGGGAAGTTCCTGCTCGGCCTTCGAGTGGTGACGTGCGACACATCAGTGCTCATTGCTCCAAGTCGGGTTTTAGTGATTCCTTCCTCAAATGTTAGCATTACCAC GTCTACTATACGAGCTTTGATCAAGAATTTTTctattgcttcttttttcccTGCTTTCATCACACTGCTGTTTTTTCAGCATAATCGAACAGCCTATGACATTGTAGCAGGAACCATTGTGGTAAAGAGAAATGGGGTCAGATGA